The stretch of DNA AGGCATCGTTCCGGCACTCGAGAGCGCCCATGCCATCGCAGAGGTCGTCAAGTTGGCTCCCAAGCTCAAGAAGTCGCAGCTCATTATCGCCAACCTTTCGGGTCGCGGCGACAAGGACGTACAGCAAGTTGCACGCATGCGAGGCGTGACTCTGTAAGTGATCGGTGAAGAGTGATGCGTGATCGGCGAAAAGCATTGAACGGACGACAGAGGGTGGGTTTGGTTCACAATCGGCTCGACGCGACATTTCAACGACTGAAGGCCGACAACAAGAAAGCCTTGATTGCCTACCTGATGGCGGGAGATCCTGGGCTGGCTGAAACCGAACAGCTGGTCTTGGCGTTGGAACAGGCGGGCGCCGATATCATTGAGCTGGGCGTGCCATTTTCGGATCCGATCGCGGACGGTCCGGTGATTCAGCAGGCTGCGGAGCGTGCGTTGCGGAACGGCACGTCTCTCCGGAAAATCCTGGCTTCCGTCACATCGCTGAGGCAACGGACGAATATTCCGATCATCCTTATGCTGTACTACAATTCTATTCATGCTATGGGCTGTGAAGAATTTTGCAGCGCTGCGAAAGCAGCGGGAGTAGATGGCCTGATCGTGCCTGACATGCCGCCGGATGAGGCGGGACCGCTCAAGGTTCCGGCTGATGCAGCCGGACTCTCGCTGATCTTCTTGCTCGCGCCGACCAGCACGACTGATCGGCGAAAACTTGTGGCGAAAGAGTCACACGGATTTGTCTACTATGTCTCACTGACGGGCATTACTGGAGCGAAGATCAACAATGTTGGGGACATACAGAACAATATCGGTAAGCTGCGAAAGGTTTCCGCGGCCCCCGTTGCCGTTGGCTTTGGCGTGGCCACGCCCGAGGATGCCGCGCAGGTGTCGAAGATGGCGGACGGAGTGATCGTCGGCAGCGCCATCGTGAAATGTATTGCGTCCCATCAACAAGATCCCGGGATGGTCGGGCACGTCGCCAAGTTCGTCCGATCACTCAAAGCGGCAATGGCACCAGCCTAGCTAATTATTCTGGGATAGACTCTTCGTTTCTTGTCCTCGTCATAGTGACGGTGTAAGATGGCACCGATAAAATGTGCATGCCTGGTGTAGTCCGTGACACCATGAAGACAACCCTCCATACCATTCGTCCAGAGCAGCGAGAGGATGTGCTGGTGAAGATCCGTTTTGAATTGGAGCGGGTGTCTGGGCTTCGCTTTGCCTATGTGTATGGGTCGATACTTGAGTCCGACAGGGTTCATGATGTGGACGTCGGCATTTTTCTTGATGATGCGGCGGCCGAACAGCAGGCAGCTGTCGTGGATGCTCTCGCTATGCAACTCACCGCCGCGGTGGGATTACCGGTTGATGTGCGGGTGCTCAATGAGGCGCCGCTGTCGTTTCTCTACCATGTGTTGAGGGGACGGCTTCTACTGTGTCGAGATGAGACCTTCTTGACTGATATGCTGGAAGATGTCGCCCGCTGCTACCTCGACCTTGCTCCGTTCCTCCGCAACGCTACGAAGGATGCCTTCGCCGCATGACCCTGAATCCGGACCTCATCCGGGCACGGTGCGCTGAAATCGACACATCGCTGAGCCGGCTTGAAGAGATCGGCCGCCTGTCGCGCGAGACATTCCTCTCCAACCAAGACACCCGTGATGTGGCCTGTTATCGACTCCTGCTTGCGATTGAGGCGGCACTGGCACTCTGCTTCCATGTGTCTGCGAAGCGATTGCATCAGGTACCGGAAGAATACGCAGGTTGCTTCGCCGCGCTGGAACGGGCAGGACTGATTCCCGCGGATCTTTCTGGTCGCCTGCAGCAGATGGCGCGGTTCCGCAACCTGCTCGTCCATGTGTATTGGAAGATCGACTACGGGCAGGTGTATGAGGTGATCACGACTCGACTCGGAGATTTACGGGCGTTCCGCACGGCCATGGCCGGCCTGATTTAGTTTCCGGAATCTGTTGAGGTCTGGGCAAGGCCTCTACAGAAATATTGCGCCGCGTGTGAGGGGTTCACGAGTTCTCAGATGAGGGTTGACGCACAAAACAAGATCTGACCCCAAAAGACACCAAAAATGGACCCTCTTTCGTCCCATCGGGACGGGAACCACCGGTCAGCGCCCTAGGGTCATGGCCGGCTAGCCTGCGCGCTCAGCCAGGTCCGAGTGTCTGATTGCGCGACCGGTGTCCCATTTCATCTCATCCTGGGCCGTGAGCCCGCATAGGTGACTGACTCGTCGTCCACTGAGACGCATGGGGATATCCGGATCGCAACCGGTCGGGCGTGCCCCTTGACAGCCGTTTTCATAGGTGGCCCTCAGTAGTGATGAATGTGCTGAGTGTAAGCCTTGACCTATTCAGTCCGTACCTGGCCGGGTGAGACTCCGCTCGTGACGAGCTTCGCCTCGTAAGCGATTCGGTCCTTGTGGTAGTTGAAGCCGTGCGCTAGCCATTTGGCGATGACGCTAATGCCGACAGCCCAGAAGAAGTTCGACCACTTGCCATCGAAAGCAAACACTGCGATCAAGAAGTAGATGCTAGCGATCCAACCGAGGATCCATATCCAACCCACTATGCCGGCGATCAGCTCAAGAATAACCAGCTTCGTACGCGTTTGCATCCCAGCGTATTGAGTCATCTAAAATCTTACCGGGCCACCGATCGTTGCGTCATTTGTCAATCTTACCCTCCGGGGCCGCATGGTGCGGGCCCAGAGGAGGGGGCCGATGGAGGCAGAGCCGATGGCGCGACGGGCGAAGGGCGAGTATCTGCGAATCATGTGGCAGCGGTATCAACGAGCCAGTCGCTCGGAGCGCTCGGCGTTGCTCGACGAAGTGACGCGCGTGTGTGGGTATCATCGCAAATATGCGATCGGGGTGTTGCGCCAGCAGCGGCCGCCCCAGCCGCCGGTGCGCCGGGCGGGCCGACGGCGACCGACCTATGGCGAGCCAGTGATCCGCCTGCTTGCTGAGATCTGGCAAGCCGCCGGGTATCTCTGTGGCCAACGGTTGCAGGCCGCGATTCCGCACTGGCTGCCCTGGTTGAAACGGCGAACCACAGTCCCCCCGGCGCTGGAAGCCCAGCTTCGGCGAATCAGTGCCCGGCAGATCGACCGACGGCTAGGGGAACGGAAGCGCCGAATCAAGCGGCGGCTGTATGGGACGACGCGGCCAGGGTCCTTGTTGAAGCACCTGATTCCCATCAAAACGGAGCACTGGGACGTCAGCAAGCCGGGCTATCTGGAGATCGATCTGGTCTCGCATTCCGGCGCCTCGGCCGCCGGGGAGTTTCTGCACACGCTGGACGGGGTCGATATTCACACCACGTGGGTGGAGCGGCAGGCGGTGCGGGGCAAGAGTCGGCACGGGGTGGTGCAGGCCCTGACCATCATCGAGTCACAGCTCCCGTTCTCTCTGCGGGGCGTGGATTCCGACAACGGGAGCGAGTTTATCAACGACCATCTGCTGGCCTGGTGTCAGAAGCGGCCCACCGGTCGGCAGGTCCAGTTTACCCGCTCGCGGCCCTACAAGAAGGATGACAACGCGCATGTGGAGCAGAAGAACTGGACGCATGTGCGTAAGTTGGTCGGCTGGGAGCGGTACGAGAGTCGGGAAGCCTTGGCGGCGCTGAACGCCCTGTATGCGGACTTGCGGCTCTTTCAGAACCTCTTTCAGCCCTCCATGAAACTCGTGCGCAAGGAGCGCGTGGGCTCGCGACGGATTCGCCGCTATGATGCCCCACAGACGCCGTTCGAGCGGGTACGAGTGTGTCCAGCGGCAGATCCGGCGAAGGTCGCGGCCCTGCAGCGCGTGCTGGAGACCACGGATCCCTTCATCCTCTCCCAGCGCATTGATCAGCGCCTGGAACAGCTCTGGGCACTCGCCACACGGGCCAGTCGCACGCCGCGCGAGCCAGCGCCCCGGCCGCCGCAGCCTCGGGCGAGTACGCCGTGGCGTGGCTGGACCTTCAGCCCCAATGTCCCGCGCCAGAACCAGACCCTACGCGGCACAGGACGCTCATAAGTGAGGCTACTCCGGCATGGACGCCAGGGCGATCGTTGATCCTGGGCCACATACAGCGGTCGATTTCCCAGACGGACCGCCCCAAAGATGCTCCTGTGTGCAAGGAGCGATGAGCCGCTCGGTAAGATTCACAAATGACCCAACGATCCCCCGGTAGTGTCAGCGGTCATGCAATAATCCCCAGATGTGGTCAATGAATTCTCCCCACCCTCTCACCGAAGGAGGGATGTGATGGAACTTGACGATAGCAAGGAGACAACGATCATACCGTCCCAGGTAGACCACACTCGGGAGGTATGTATGGTGGATCAAGAGCGGTGGGCGGAGATTCGACGGTTGCGTCATGAAGAGCGGGGATCCATTTCAGGGATTGCGCGGCGGTTGGACCTGGATCGGAAGACCGTGCGGCGCAGTCTGCAGCAGACGACGTGGCAACCCTATCGCCGAGCGGCGATGACGGAGACGCTGCTGACCGCCCATGCCGACTTTGTGCGGACCCGTGCGTCGCAGGTTAATTATTCGGCGCGGATTCTCTATCAGGAACTGCGAGCGAGCCACGAGTACATCGGCAGTTATGAGACGGTGAAGCGAGGGGTGGCGCCGCTGCGTGAGGGTCAGCTGCAGGCGGAGCGGGCCCTCCTCCGCTTTGAGACACCGCCGGGCCAGCAGAGTCAGATTGATTGGGGCCAAGCCACCGTGCCCTTCCGCGCCGGCCCGACGGTGGTGCACGTGTTCGTGTTGACGTTGGGGTTCAGCCGACGTGGGTTCTATTACGCCTGTGCCGATGAGCGGCTGGCGCAGTTTCTCGAGGCCCATGAACGGGCTTTTGCGCATTTCGGTGGCCACACGCGAGAGCATCTGTATGACCGACCGCGAACCGTCTGTTATGCGGATGAGACGGGGCGGCGGCTCTGGAATCCCACCTTCAAAGCCTTCGCCGACTATTGGGGCTTTGAGCCGCGCGTGTGTCGGCCCTATCGGGCCCAGACCAAGGGTAAGGTCGAATCCGGCGTGAAATATCTGAAACGGAACTTTCTGCCGGGACGAACGTTTGTCGATCTGGTGGACTTTCAAACCCAACTTGACGAATGGACCGCGACAATTGCCGACCGCCGCATCCATGGCACGACGCATGAGGAGCCACTCGTCCGGTTTGCGCGAGAACGCAACCACCTGGTCCCGCTGGCGGACCAGCGCGCCTTCCAGCAGGAGGCGCGCGTCTCACGGATCGTGGCCGAGGACTATTTGGTCAGCCTGGCGACGAACCGCTACTCCGTGCCCTTCCGGCTCATTGGTCAGCGGGTTGAAGTGCAACGACGGGGGGACACGGTCCACATCTTTCACCGTGACCAAGAGATCGCGACGCACCCGGTGCTCCCGGGCCAGCACCAATTCCGAATCCAGCCCGAGCACGGCCCTGGAGCCAGTGCGCGTCTCGCCCGCCACCGTCGGTCCACGGTGAGCGATCGGTCCCCTCGCCCCGATGCCTTGCCGGAGGTCGAAGTGCGGGATCTGGCCTGGTACGAGGCGGTGTGTGAGCGCACGGCGTCGCAGGAGGGGCGGCCATGAACGCGGCGCAACTGGAACGGCTCCGTGACCAACTCACGCGCCTACGGCTCTTGAAGAGTCGGGAGCGGCTGGAGGCCCTCTTACAAGAAGCGGCCGTCAAGGAGCTGCCCTATGCCGACTTCCTCGACCAGGTGCTCGGCGAAGAAGTCGCGTCCAAGACCGCGAAGAACATTGCGATGCGGACGAGTTTGGCGCGATTTCCATTCGTCAAGAGTCTGGAGGTCTTCGACTTCAGCTACCAGCCTTCGTTGGATAAGAAGCAGATTCAGCAGGTGGCGACCTGCCACTTCATCGAGCACGGCGAGAATGTCGTGATCTTGGGGCCGCCCGGTGTGGGCAAAAGCCACCTGGCCATCGGGCTAGGGCTGCAAGCCATTGCCCAGGGCTATCGGGTGTTGTTCACGACAGCCGCCGCCATGATCGCTACGCTGACTCGGGCGCTCACGGAGAATCGGCTGGAGGACAAGCTGAAGCTCTATACCATTCCCCGGTTGCTGATCATTGATGAGATCGGCTATCTGCCCATTGACCGCACCGGGGCCAACTTGTTCTTTCAGCTCATCTCACGCCGCTATGAGAAGGGGCCGATGATTTTGACCAGTAACCAGAGTTTCGGGGCTTGGGGCGAGGTGTTTGGCGACCGGGTGCTGGCGACTGCGATCCTGGATCGGGTGCTCCACCACGCGATCACCATCAACATCCGGGGCCATTCCTACCGGCTGAAGGAGAAACTCAAAGCCGGACTTGTGCGGGTCGAAGAAGCGTCAACGACAACCTAACGGGGTGGGGAATTTTCGATGACCATAACTGGGGCAATTTGGATGACCCTTGACACCGGTAGGTAAGATTTTTAAATGGCTTGATAGGCCCAGCCCCTCCAAAACTTCATGCTGCTCAATCGCTTGTTGGGCGGCCTATCCGCATGAAAGTAGCTCAGGACTATTGAGAAGTTCGTATGCCATTTGTCGAACTGCGACGAAATGTGCATCGGTGAAGGGTTGCTCATTGGTACTTTCTCTCATTGAGGACATGAAATAGCCAACTGAGCCATGTTGAGCCAGTGCCTCATATTCAGGCGTGAGGGCACTGTCGACGTGAGCTCCACCGTCCTTGTTTGCTGCAGTCAAAACGATCTCCCTTCGACTAAGGCGAGCACCAGAACCAAGTACGTACACAATCATGTCCCACCACTTGCTCGTCGGGACGAAAATCTTCACCGGCCCGTCGAGTAGGGGAGCATAGGTCGCCTTGATCGTGCCTCCGTCGTTCTTCACTTGTTGTACTCCAAGGCCTGTGTATAGGAGTGCATTTGGCGATGCACCATCACACGAGGACAACAAGGAAATGGTCGTCGCATTTAAGTGCTTCAGGACCGATACGGACGACGCAGTATTGTGAATCAAGATGCGAATCGTAGTTGCAATTCGAACCGCCTCGTCAACATAGCCGGCGTCGAACGCAGCGGCAGATCGCTCAAGGAAACCAAGTTGTCTTCGGAGGTGGTCTCGATAGTCCGGTTACATGGCTCTAGGACGCCCGACATTGGAATTCAGCGGATGGCAAAAGCGAAGCTTTTTGGCGGTTCGCTGGGATGACTGGTTGGGCGTCACTGTTTGAAGTAATTGGCATCAGCTCGAAGTGATTGTGGTGTTTCATGGGCAATTGTAAGCATCCGCCTGTATTAAGGTACGGATCCCGTTGCTGGTGCTCTGAGAAACCACGAACGCATTTCCACTCATTTGAGCAACCTGATTGCGGATACTATTCAATGCACCTCTACGATCATCTGGCACATCCCAGCCATTACCCTCCGAAGCGTCAAGAACACCCAAAAACTTACACTTTGTGGCCCAGTCAGGTTGGATTGCGCGAACCATTCGCCCTTCTTGCGTAAGCTGAGCTGCGCAGGCTACCAGAGACAAAGCAAGAAGTAACAAGATAGGCCGGTGCATGAATTGTCCTTCCATTTGAAACACAACTCCACTAAGGTCGATCTGCATATGAGCCGGATTCGCCGGCGTCTGCCCGTCTAACATGCCATCGAATGTCCCGAGTGCAACGTTACTATCGTTGTTGTCTCAATGAGATACGACCCACTAACTATTTTTATCAGAGGTTCTAAGCGTGTGCCAGGATTAGTTGAAAATTGATGAAGCGGCTGCCTTTGCGGTGCTGTCTCCCGCTCCACGATTTCTTTGGACACCAAAACAGAAATAGACCATAAAAAGGTACCGGGAGTCATTTATGAAAAGTTTACAGTTGTAGCGGAGCGATTAGAATCAGCGTTTGGCCTGCGGAGGCATGTACGTGATCATCTCGTCAGCGAGTTCTTTTGAGGGCGGTTATCAGGGTCGGTCCTTGACTTTCCACTGGCGAGAGCTCTGATTCTTTTCTCAGTTGTTCCTCATTCTGTGGTTTTCCTTTCGAGATTCCAGGAAGCGAAAACCAATCTCGGCAGTCACGGGGGCAGCCTTTCCCTGTCTATCTTCCCCATTACGTGCTGAGCGTCACCGATAGACCACTATATCTGTCCTCATGCTGACTTTGGGAAGTATATGGCCAACAACTCCGCGGTCGTCACAGTCTCAACACCGGTGATGCCAAAGTCCTTATCATTGGTCCAGAGCGGGCGATTGAGTGCAAGTGCGAGTGCCAAGATCTCCACATCCCCTCGGTCTCGATGAGCGATTTGAATCCGCGCCGTCTTCAGAGAGCGGCGATAGATTTTGGGGGAGCAGATGGTGAGCGGTAACAGGTCCAGTGCATACACAAGAAAGTCCAGGCTCACGCCAAGCTTTTTGGCCATCCTGGGGAGGTATCGCTTTACTTCTTCGATGGCTGTGTCGGCAACGGCAAATTCTGTGATGTCCGATTCAAAGAACAACCGTTTCGCTTTGCCGCCGAGCAGCGCAGAAATGATCGGGTTAGCGTCGACGACGAGCTTTTCTGGCCTTCTCGAAATCGGCAAGGACGGCATCCTCGGTAAATCCACGGTCCTTCATGGCAGATCTAATCTCATCAGTCAGCGTGGTGAAAAGGTCTTTCTTGATTTCGAGCGGTAGGCTCTCGCCGACCGCGGGCAGGAAGAATCCGACGACTTTCCCACGTCGTGTGACCATGATCGGTTCTTCCTGTTTGAGGAAGCTGGTTGCGCGATCACGAAACTGTCTGACGGTTGCGGTTCTCATGTGGTCACCAAGGTGGACACATTATGACATGCTCGATAATGCGTCGGCAAGCGGACGCTAGGGATGTGTCAATAGATCATCTATCGAGTTGGTCTAGTTTTGTACCTTACCATATTGCCAGAAACCAGTTACACACAGCGCTAGTAAGGCCATTAACACTTCAACTTGACTTAACGCAGAAAGAAATCAACCCGAATGCCCGTCGTGTGATCGCGGCAGGGCAACACCATGGTTTGCTTGGTGAAGGTTGCAGGATCGACCAATGGTGTAAGCGTGAGCTGAGCGGAGAGCGTGAGGAGATCCGAGACACGATCCACGTCGATACCAAGCGTGATGTTGATGTCTCCTGTCAGGCGGGGTTCGCCGTATAACAAGACGGCCTGGCCACCGATAATCATGTAGGGAATCTCGGCAAGGTCGAGCGCCGTCGCCAATCGCTCAAGGAGTTGTGTGAACATTGATGGCTTTGGCCAGGCGCACATCCGTGTCGATTCCGTCAAGTGGATCCACCGCAGGCCATGCTCCCAAC from Nitrospira sp. encodes:
- a CDS encoding PIN domain-containing protein — translated: MPISRRPEKLVVDANPIISALLGGKAKRLFFESDITEFAVADTAIEEVKRYLPRMAKKLGVSLDFLVYALDLLPLTICSPKIYRRSLKTARIQIAHRDRGDVEILALALALNRPLWTNDKDFGITGVETVTTAELLAIYFPKSA
- the trpA gene encoding tryptophan synthase subunit alpha; the protein is MRDRRKALNGRQRVGLVHNRLDATFQRLKADNKKALIAYLMAGDPGLAETEQLVLALEQAGADIIELGVPFSDPIADGPVIQQAAERALRNGTSLRKILASVTSLRQRTNIPIILMLYYNSIHAMGCEEFCSAAKAAGVDGLIVPDMPPDEAGPLKVPADAAGLSLIFLLAPTSTTDRRKLVAKESHGFVYYVSLTGITGAKINNVGDIQNNIGKLRKVSAAPVAVGFGVATPEDAAQVSKMADGVIVGSAIVKCIASHQQDPGMVGHVAKFVRSLKAAMAPA
- a CDS encoding DUF86 domain-containing protein encodes the protein MTLNPDLIRARCAEIDTSLSRLEEIGRLSRETFLSNQDTRDVACYRLLLAIEAALALCFHVSAKRLHQVPEEYAGCFAALERAGLIPADLSGRLQQMARFRNLLVHVYWKIDYGQVYEVITTRLGDLRAFRTAMAGLI
- the istA gene encoding IS21 family transposase, which translates into the protein MVDQERWAEIRRLRHEERGSISGIARRLDLDRKTVRRSLQQTTWQPYRRAAMTETLLTAHADFVRTRASQVNYSARILYQELRASHEYIGSYETVKRGVAPLREGQLQAERALLRFETPPGQQSQIDWGQATVPFRAGPTVVHVFVLTLGFSRRGFYYACADERLAQFLEAHERAFAHFGGHTREHLYDRPRTVCYADETGRRLWNPTFKAFADYWGFEPRVCRPYRAQTKGKVESGVKYLKRNFLPGRTFVDLVDFQTQLDEWTATIADRRIHGTTHEEPLVRFARERNHLVPLADQRAFQQEARVSRIVAEDYLVSLATNRYSVPFRLIGQRVEVQRRGDTVHIFHRDQEIATHPVLPGQHQFRIQPEHGPGASARLARHRRSTVSDRSPRPDALPEVEVRDLAWYEAVCERTASQEGRP
- a CDS encoding nucleotidyltransferase domain-containing protein, whose protein sequence is MPGVVRDTMKTTLHTIRPEQREDVLVKIRFELERVSGLRFAYVYGSILESDRVHDVDVGIFLDDAAAEQQAAVVDALAMQLTAAVGLPVDVRVLNEAPLSFLYHVLRGRLLLCRDETFLTDMLEDVARCYLDLAPFLRNATKDAFAA
- the istB gene encoding IS21-like element helper ATPase IstB, whose translation is MNAAQLERLRDQLTRLRLLKSRERLEALLQEAAVKELPYADFLDQVLGEEVASKTAKNIAMRTSLARFPFVKSLEVFDFSYQPSLDKKQIQQVATCHFIEHGENVVILGPPGVGKSHLAIGLGLQAIAQGYRVLFTTAAAMIATLTRALTENRLEDKLKLYTIPRLLIIDEIGYLPIDRTGANLFFQLISRRYEKGPMILTSNQSFGAWGEVFGDRVLATAILDRVLHHAITINIRGHSYRLKEKLKAGLVRVEEASTTT